The sequence ACAATAAAATCGGTACTGCTTACTCCCCCTATGAATTTCCAGTAGAACTTTTAACACTATCAAATGAAAAAGGAGTAAGATTAAGAGCTACGGTTTCTGAATTCGGTCCTGTACTTTTTTCTAAAATGCTCGAGTTAAATGAAACTCAATCAAGTATAATTTCGGTCTTATTTAAATACTGCGACGACAATGGATTGCCACTACTTGATTTAAAAGATTTTAAAAAAGTTCTCCAGTTTTCTATTAACGAGGGCAAAGCTAAACTTGAAGAGAATTATGGCATGATTTCTTCTGCTTCAGTTGGAATAATTTTAAGAAAGGTTGTTGAGTTAGAGCAGCAAGGTGCAGAATTATTTTTTGGTGAAAAATCATTTGAAGTAAACGATCTTATACGAATAGATGACAATGGATACGGAATTATATCAATCATCAGGCTGGTTGATTTGCAGGACAGATCAAAATTATTTTCTACATTTATGCTTTCGCTGCTTGCAGAAATTTATTCTTCCTTCCCTGAAGAAGGTGACCTTTCACAGCCAAAATTAGCAATCTTTATTGATGAAGCTCATTTGATTTTTAACGATGCTCCAAAAGTTTTATTAGATCAAATTGAAACAATAATAAAATTAATCAGATCAAAGGGTGTGGGAATATTCTTCTGTACACAAAATCCGACTGATATTCCTGCAAGTGTATTAAGCCAGTTAGGATTGAAAGTTCAGCATGCACTGCGCGCTTTCACTGCACAGGACAGAAAAATGATTAAACTAACATCCGAAAATTACCCACTATCGGATTATTACAAAACTGATGAGCTTTTAACTTCACTCGGAATTGGTGAAGCTGCAATATCTGCTCTGGATGAAAAAGGTTCTCCCACTCCCCTTGCTGCAACGCTGCTTTGCGCACCTCGTTCGAGAATGGACATATTAACGACTCAGGAAATTGATGAATTAATTTTGAAGTCGAAGTTAGTTCCAAAATATAATCAGTCAATTGACCGCGAAAGTGCATTCGAAATTTTAACTAAAAAACTTGACTCTGCCCGTCAAATTCCTGAAATCAAATTCGATTCACCCAAGCAGGATACTAAAATCAGAACATCAAACAAAACAACTCAAGATAAGAGTGTTCTTAAAGATGTGTTGAATAGCAAAGTAACTAAGCAAATCGGTACAACAGTTATGCGGGAACTTACGCGAGGTCTATTAGGAGTGCTGGGGCTTGGAGGTAAATCTCGCAGATGATTTTTGAATAATTTTTATTTCACTAAATCATTGCAGATAGAAGATGATTTCTCTTTCAGCTTTTTGCAAGTCTTCGGGTGTATCAAGCTCGATGCATTTTAGTTCTCCAACATCTTCAGTAAAAATTTTTTCGCTTGAATCAATAAGTCGCTGAAAAGCAGCTTCGTAAAAAATATTTGTTTGATTTTCCTGTAAAATCATTTTATCAAGAAGTTGGAATAATTTTTTAGAAAACAAGTCACCAAATTTCTCAATTCCGATAGACTCACCAATTGCATCTTCAAGACTGACTACTTTACCAATTTCTTTAATTGAACCGTCACTATTCAAACTGATCTTGATTTCCTCTTCGCTCAGATGGTCATCGGAGCGAAGCGCCAAAACATTTTGATAACGTGAATCATTAAGCAACGAGACAATTTTTTTATCATAGATGATATCACTATCTAAAAGAATAAATTCCTTTCCCCCAACCTCTGATTTAGTTAACCACAATGAATAAATATTATTTGTTACTTCGTATTTTTCATTGAAAATGTATTTTACATTTAAAGATGGAAACTGGCTGTTTATAAAATATTTTATTTGCTCTTGCAAATATCCGGTTACAATCACAAAATCATTTATACCGTTAAAGAGCAAATTTGAAATCGTTCTTTCGAGTATCGTTTTACCAGCAAGTTTTAACAAGCATTTAGGAGTGTTGTTCGTAAGTGGTCGAAGTCTAAAAGCTACTCCAGCCGCCAAAATCACTGCTTGCATTTTATTTTGCATCCAAAGTGTTTCTATCAATTAGATATTGAACTGTAAACAAAATTACTGCAAGTAAATTTCCAACGATTATTAATCCTAAAAGATAAATATCTATTCTACCGATTAGACAGGTAATAATTAAAAATGTCCACTGCGTTGTTGGGCCAAGGTAAGTCCAAAAGTGAATAAAATTTTTATTCTTATGGACATAATCTTCACGGTCGAAATTTTTTGAGAATGAAGTGTTTTTATTTGCAGAGATTATTTTATTCTGAATCAAAGAATAATTCAAATAAACATTGATAATAAGTTTTTCGATTGATCGTCCACCGACTTTTTTTAATTGCTCATATTCGTCTTTAAATTGCTGCAGTTCTTCTTCAAGAATACTAACTCTATTCAATTTGTGATCAAGATATTTTGTTCTATAATAATCAAGCAAACCAGATTGAACAGCATTACTTACCCCTGCCAACGCTGTCATAGTCCACCAGAATGCCGGCGATTCTGAATTAGATGCGAAGCCGATCCCAATCCCGATATATGCTGCAATGCTAACAATATAATCGGCAAATCCATCCAATATTCTTCCGAGGTGGGTGCCGTTATGTTTTAATCTCGCAAGTTGTCCATCACTGCAGTCAAGCACATCATAAAGTAAAATCGATAATGCAGCTATAATAAATGCTGTTTTTGAGTTAAACGCAATTGCGACTCCTGCCCAGATTCCAAAAATCATTGATGCAAAGGTAAGTTGATTTGGAGTCAGGTTAGTTCTGTAAATAATTTTTACAAACAGAAAAGCAAGTGGTCTATAAATAATAAGATCAAATACTTCCTCTACCTCGATGGATTTTAAAGAGCTGTTAAATTGGGAAATCCAACCAGACATACTTATTTGAAGAACTCCTCAACAGCTTCAACTACTCGAAGATTTTGTTCTTGAGTGCCTAAAGAAATCCTAATGTGCGAGTTCAATAGCTCCTCGTCCATAAATTTTAGATGAATTCCTTTTTCTATTAAAAATTTATTTAATTCATTTTTAATGGATGGGGGAATTTCCACAAGAATGAAATTCGCATTCGATTGGAATACAGTAAAACCAGGAATTTGCCCCAGTCGTGAATAATAAAGTTTTCTGTCTTGCTTCATCTTTTGAGCAATGTCAAAATAATAATCAGGTGAATCCAGAGCAGCAATGGCTAGCATTTCTGAAATGCGATTGTAGCCAAGATATCTGTTCGTGAATTTAGTTAGCTGCTGATGATTTTTGCCGAGCACCGCAAATCCAATTCGCGTTCCGGCAAGAGCATAATACTTGGAGAAAGTTCTGATCATTAAAAGATTTGGATATGCATTAATAAAATCGCTGACATTTTCAGTAATTCCATTGTAGAAATAAGCTTCATCAAGCACTACGATTGTATCTTTGACGAAGTCTAAAAATTTTATCAAATCATTTTTATCTATTGAATTTCCGGTTGGATTATTTGGTGAACTGATGAAAATCATATTTGGTTTTTCAGTTTTATAAAGATTCATCATATTATCAAGATCATAATAAAATGAATCTGTTCCCTTCTTTAATGAATACTCAACGTTTATTCCACCCACCTCGTCTGCCATCTTTTTATAATACCACCACGAATATGTTGGCACCATTAGCTTATCACCTTTTTTCAAATAGCATTGAATTGCTTGTTTCAGCAAATCTTCAGCGCCATAACCGAGTACAATTCTATCTTCGGATAATCCGAAATCATCGGCGAGTCGTTTAGATAAAATACTTTTCGTACCTTTTGTAAATGCTCTGGTGTACCAGCTCATTTTAGTAAGGTCAGCAGACTTCAAAACCTCGTAGCATTTTGGTGCGGGCCCATAATTATTTTCATTCCTATCAAGGAAAAGAAATTGTTTTTGCATAGCTAAGCCTAATAAAAATTATAATTCAATTGTTTGAAAATATTAAAAAATCATTTAAGAATAACATTGAAATGCATCAGATGTTATTTCTCTCACAATTTACGATATAATAAAAGTGGTTAGTGCTTTATAAATCAAGTAAATACCTATTGATATCAAAACATAGCTCAATAATTTAATTGTAAAATTTAAGAATTCAATTTTAAATTTATTTCGATATTTAACCACAGTTTTTGAATAAAGAAACAACCAGACAAAACTTCCAAAAGCTACCGAAATTGAATACACAGAACTTAATAAGAGTGGATGGAGACTTTCAGTTTCGGAAGTGCTTTGCTCTTGAATGTCTGATGTTAGCGGGGGCGAATTAATTTCATCTTTTGTGTTACCTGTAATTTCCTGAAACGTATTAAGATTTTTATTCACCAGCAGGTCTAATCCTCCAGTGTTAATTCCAATTGAAGAGACGAAAGAAAAAATTATGAAAGTTGAAGTCAGCCAACCAAGGAATAAAGAAGGATTAGTGAGGTTGACAAATATGCCGGTTCTCATACCCCCCTTATTTTTTATTTTATCACTAATCACTTTTTCCGTATCAACATTATCAAAATTTAATTTCATTTTGAGCATACGCAACCCGACAAGAATAAGTATAATAGAACCGAAAAACAGTAAGTATGGTATAAGCGGCTGATATAAATTGTACAATGCCGAAATTCCATAGACGATAATCATCACATAAAAAAATTCGATGATAGATGACCCGATAGCCGTACGAAGACAATATCTTAATCTGCCTCCGAGAGCATTCGATGTAATAATTATATTTATTGGTCCCGCAACAGGAATTGAAAACAGAAATCCCGCAAAAAAACCAATTAAAATTAAATTGATAAAAGCTATAGTCATAAATTTTTGATATTATAAAAATACGATTTAGCCTGCATCATTTTATTGCATTGAAGTTAAAATTGAGAAATTTTAATATGTAGTGTAATATCATCAGAGGTGACTCACATGAAGAATAGAAGATATGCCAAAATCATGCTGACTTTTTAAATGCAGCTATTGCATCTTTCAACGATGGATAAATACTAAAAAATTTTTTTACCCCGGTTAATTCGATAACAGATGCGACTTCATTATTAAGCGAACTAACTGCAAGATTGCCCCCCACCAATTTTACTTTTTATAGCAAATAAGGATTGCGCTCAGAAAAGTTGAGTCAACAAAATGACAGTTCTTCATTTCCAAAACGATCTGTACCCAGCCTTCATCAATAAACTTATTCAATTCATTCTTAAAAACTTCCGAGTCTTTACCCGTTGCTCTGTTCAAATTAAACTTTACGACTAAAACATCCCCTGTTTTTTTAAAGTCAAAATTAGTCATGCTTTACCTTTCAATAAATATGCGCGCAAAATTAAATAATTTAGAATGAATATCTATAAAAATAATTCCTTGATTTTTAAATACTCATCTAAAGAATGAGGATTGACCAATACATCCTTATTATCCACACTTTTTCCATTTATTAATCGAGCTACAGCAATCTCAACTTTTTTACCATTCACAGTATGTGGAATTTCTTTCACTTGAAATATTTTCGCAGGGACATGTCGTGCAGTTGCAAGATTCCGAATTGCTGATTTTATTTTTTGCTCAAGTTTAACATCTAATAATATATCATTCTTTAAAACTACAAAAAGAATAACCCGAACATCGTTTTGATAATTTTGCCCGATTACAATGCTATCACTAATTTCAGGCATTGCTTCTACAATCCTATATATTTCAGCAGTACCGATTCGCACACCCCCCGGGTTTAGAGTTGCATCAGACCTGCCATAAACAATAATTCCATTACTATTAGTAATTTCGATATAATCTCCGTGACACCAAACTCCAGAAAATTTTTCAAAATATGCAGAATGATATTTTTTATTGTCAGTATCATTCCAAAAATAAACGGGCATGGACGGAAAAGGTTCCGTACAAACTAA is a genomic window of Ignavibacteriales bacterium containing:
- a CDS encoding DUF853 family protein; the encoded protein is MVTKEDFINHINSAYNFKGEFISIGGAILNGECIPNLNIKIPLKTLNRHGLIAGATGTGKTKTLQLIAESLSAKSIPVVMMDIKGDLSGIAKAGSINPKIEERHNKIGTAYSPYEFPVELLTLSNEKGVRLRATVSEFGPVLFSKMLELNETQSSIISVLFKYCDDNGLPLLDLKDFKKVLQFSINEGKAKLEENYGMISSASVGIILRKVVELEQQGAELFFGEKSFEVNDLIRIDDNGYGIISIIRLVDLQDRSKLFSTFMLSLLAEIYSSFPEEGDLSQPKLAIFIDEAHLIFNDAPKVLLDQIETIIKLIRSKGVGIFFCTQNPTDIPASVLSQLGLKVQHALRAFTAQDRKMIKLTSENYPLSDYYKTDELLTSLGIGEAAISALDEKGSPTPLAATLLCAPRSRMDILTTQEIDELILKSKLVPKYNQSIDRESAFEILTKKLDSARQIPEIKFDSPKQDTKIRTSNKTTQDKSVLKDVLNSKVTKQIGTTVMRELTRGLLGVLGLGGKSRR
- a CDS encoding phosphocholine cytidylyltransferase family protein codes for the protein MQAVILAAGVAFRLRPLTNNTPKCLLKLAGKTILERTISNLLFNGINDFVIVTGYLQEQIKYFINSQFPSLNVKYIFNEKYEVTNNIYSLWLTKSEVGGKEFILLDSDIIYDKKIVSLLNDSRYQNVLALRSDDHLSEEEIKISLNSDGSIKEIGKVVSLEDAIGESIGIEKFGDLFSKKLFQLLDKMILQENQTNIFYEAAFQRLIDSSEKIFTEDVGELKCIELDTPEDLQKAEREIIFYLQ
- a CDS encoding CDP-alcohol phosphatidyltransferase family protein translates to MSGWISQFNSSLKSIEVEEVFDLIIYRPLAFLFVKIIYRTNLTPNQLTFASMIFGIWAGVAIAFNSKTAFIIAALSILLYDVLDCSDGQLARLKHNGTHLGRILDGFADYIVSIAAYIGIGIGFASNSESPAFWWTMTALAGVSNAVQSGLLDYYRTKYLDHKLNRVSILEEELQQFKDEYEQLKKVGGRSIEKLIINVYLNYSLIQNKIISANKNTSFSKNFDREDYVHKNKNFIHFWTYLGPTTQWTFLIITCLIGRIDIYLLGLIIVGNLLAVILFTVQYLIDRNTLDAK
- a CDS encoding histidinol-phosphate aminotransferase family protein, with amino-acid sequence MQKQFLFLDRNENNYGPAPKCYEVLKSADLTKMSWYTRAFTKGTKSILSKRLADDFGLSEDRIVLGYGAEDLLKQAIQCYLKKGDKLMVPTYSWWYYKKMADEVGGINVEYSLKKGTDSFYYDLDNMMNLYKTEKPNMIFISSPNNPTGNSIDKNDLIKFLDFVKDTIVVLDEAYFYNGITENVSDFINAYPNLLMIRTFSKYYALAGTRIGFAVLGKNHQQLTKFTNRYLGYNRISEMLAIAALDSPDYYFDIAQKMKQDRKLYYSRLGQIPGFTVFQSNANFILVEIPPSIKNELNKFLIEKGIHLKFMDEELLNSHIRISLGTQEQNLRVVEAVEEFFK
- a CDS encoding LysE family transporter, producing the protein MTIAFINLILIGFFAGFLFSIPVAGPINIIITSNALGGRLRYCLRTAIGSSIIEFFYVMIIVYGISALYNLYQPLIPYLLFFGSIILILVGLRMLKMKLNFDNVDTEKVISDKIKNKGGMRTGIFVNLTNPSLFLGWLTSTFIIFSFVSSIGINTGGLDLLVNKNLNTFQEITGNTKDEINSPPLTSDIQEQSTSETESLHPLLLSSVYSISVAFGSFVWLFLYSKTVVKYRNKFKIEFLNFTIKLLSYVLISIGIYLIYKALTTFIIS